From a region of the Helianthus annuus cultivar XRQ/B chromosome 5, HanXRQr2.0-SUNRISE, whole genome shotgun sequence genome:
- the LOC110940267 gene encoding uncharacterized protein LOC110940267, whose translation MAEYENSHNYSTQSETAMQSLNTIIQLHFEKTLEKKRAIDQQKKELWKLFQLFFLFLALVFTALVHSSSLKCRHCWMPIGLLTFSHLIFYVSVAQTLRCINGFKYQRRCHKLTLGLATERLRQMNTGAVDTNADGKDVGGDEFEIPYQEPPKSYFGKFKRNWAMHFGFLILIYVFMVSSSVVVLCF comes from the coding sequence ATGGCAGAATATGAAAACAGTCACAACTATTCCACACAAAGCGAGACCGCCATGCAATCCCTAAACACCATAATACAGCTCCATTTCGAGAAGACCCTAGAGAAAAAACGAGCGATCGACCAACAGAAAAAGGAGCTATGGAAGCTCTTCCaactcttcttcctcttcttagcCCTTGTGTTCACCGCACTGGTCCATTCCTCGAGCCTCAAGTGCCGCCACTGCTGGATGCCCATCGGCCTCCTCACCTTTTCCCACCTCATCTTCTACGTGTCGGTGGCTCAGACCCTGCGGTGCATCAATGGGTTCAAATATCAGAGGAGATGCCACAAGTTGACCCTTGGGTTAGCCACCGAGCGGCTCAGGCAGATGAACACGGGCGCGGTTGATACAAATGCTGATGGCAAAGATGTTGGTGGTGATGAGTTTGAGATCCCTTATCAGGAACCACCAAAGAGTTACTTTGGTAAGTTCAAGAGGAATTGGGCTATGCATTTTGGGTTCTTGATTTtgatctatgtgtttatggtaTCATCATCTGTTGTTGTTCTTTGTTTCTAA